From Bacillus basilensis, a single genomic window includes:
- a CDS encoding PTS lactose/cellobiose transporter subunit IIA: MMTTAEQIPFQLILNSGNARSFAMEALQFAKQGKMAEADEAMVKAKEAINEAHHFQTELIQSEARGEKTEISVLLIHAQDHLMNAITVKELAAEFIDLYKKLEAKGE; this comes from the coding sequence ATGATGACTACAGCAGAACAAATTCCATTCCAATTAATTTTAAATAGTGGTAATGCACGAAGCTTTGCAATGGAGGCACTTCAATTTGCCAAACAGGGGAAAATGGCAGAAGCTGATGAAGCGATGGTAAAGGCGAAAGAAGCGATTAATGAAGCGCATCATTTCCAAACAGAGCTCATACAATCAGAAGCAAGAGGAGAAAAAACAGAGATTAGTGTTCTTTTAATTCACGCACAAGATCATTTAATGAATGCGATTACAGTAAAAGAATTAGCAGCAGAGTTTATCGATCTTTATAAAAAGCTTGAAGCGAAAGGGGAATAA